A part of Petrotoga miotherma DSM 10691 genomic DNA contains:
- a CDS encoding YgeY family selenium metabolism-linked hydrolase, giving the protein MNYKQILSKAEEYKKDMTRFLRDMIAIPSESGKEKEVILRIKEEMEKVGFDRIDIDPMGNVLGYIGSGEHLIAMDAHIDTVGIGDINLWNYDPYKGYEDEEIIVGRGASDQEGGMASMVYGAKIIKDLDLFDDYTLLITGTVQEEDCDGLCWQYIIEEDKIKPEFVVITEPTSCNIYRGQRGRMEIKVSTHGISCHGSAPERGDNAIYKMADVIKELQVLHTYLKDDDFLGKGSLTVSEIFFSSPSRCAVADGCSISIDRRLTWGENWNDALKEIKNLPSSAKYNADVELYTYEKPSYTGLVYPTQAYFPAWVLSEDHPACKTLIDAYQNLFEEKPLVDKWTFSTNGVSIMGRYGISCIGFGPGHEDQAHAPNEKTWKSELVKAAAMYACIPKLYVQKYS; this is encoded by the coding sequence ATGAATTACAAACAAATATTATCAAAAGCTGAAGAGTACAAAAAAGATATGACTAGATTTCTTAGGGACATGATTGCTATTCCAAGTGAAAGCGGAAAAGAAAAAGAAGTTATTTTACGAATTAAAGAAGAGATGGAAAAAGTTGGTTTCGATCGAATAGACATCGATCCTATGGGAAACGTTCTAGGTTACATCGGCAGTGGGGAACACTTAATAGCTATGGATGCTCATATAGACACAGTAGGTATTGGAGATATAAATTTATGGAATTACGATCCGTATAAAGGTTACGAAGATGAGGAAATTATAGTTGGAAGAGGGGCAAGTGATCAAGAAGGCGGGATGGCTTCTATGGTTTATGGAGCCAAGATTATCAAAGATTTAGATTTATTTGATGATTATACCCTATTAATTACTGGAACAGTTCAAGAAGAAGATTGTGATGGACTCTGTTGGCAATATATCATCGAAGAGGATAAAATTAAACCTGAATTTGTTGTTATTACAGAACCAACTTCTTGCAATATATATAGAGGCCAACGTGGGCGGATGGAAATTAAAGTATCAACGCATGGTATTAGTTGTCATGGTTCAGCTCCGGAAAGAGGAGACAACGCTATATATAAAATGGCTGACGTTATAAAAGAGCTCCAAGTATTACACACTTATTTAAAAGATGATGATTTCTTAGGAAAAGGTAGTCTGACAGTTTCTGAAATCTTTTTTTCTTCTCCTTCAAGATGTGCGGTTGCAGATGGTTGCTCAATATCTATAGATAGAAGGTTGACTTGGGGAGAAAATTGGAATGATGCGTTAAAAGAGATTAAAAACTTACCTTCATCTGCAAAATACAATGCCGATGTGGAACTTTACACTTATGAAAAACCATCCTACACTGGATTAGTATATCCCACACAAGCGTATTTTCCTGCCTGGGTACTATCGGAAGATCATCCTGCTTGTAAAACTCTCATAGATGCATATCAAAACTTATTTGAAGAAAAACCATTGGTAGATAAATGGACTTTTTCCACCAACGGTGTTTCAATAATGGGAAGGTATGGTATATCGTGTATTGGATTCGGTCCGGGACATGAAGATCAAGCACACGCTCCTAACGAAAAAACTTGGAAAAGCGAGTTAGTTAAGGCTGCTGCAATGTATGCATGCATTCCTAAACTGTACGTTCAAAAATACTCGTAA
- the hydA gene encoding dihydropyrimidinase: MLIQNGLVVTTTKTEKKDIRIAGEKIKEIDAKLDPNIDEEVIDASGKYVFPGIIDSHTHFSLHARGTTSIDDFYWGGRSAALGGVTTHIDFADMDDVSLMKGLEKRFEETRDSVIDFHFHMVINNHFNPLKQNHQLKEIKDFGISSLKAFTTYKNIYMLSHEKWEPLFRAASDDDLIVAVHAEDNEIIEKNIIKFQKENKLDVQYHPDIRPSEAEQKAVKEICEIAHKAKASLYIVHLSSEKGYQVVKDYKKLEDFKLYIETTPHYLLLTKELLKGPKARLYLMTPPLRESQDNEALWEGVKKGFIDVIATDHCAYNAEQKSKGENSLDIFPGIPGVETLLPLVYTYGVNKGLISINHLVELLSTNPAKIFKLYPKKGTIAVGSDADLVIFDPNLKEVLNSSNTHSKAGYTPFEGFEVEGMPITTILRGKVIVKDRKFIGEKGFGRFVKAI, from the coding sequence GTGTTAATACAAAACGGTCTTGTTGTTACCACCACAAAAACTGAAAAAAAGGACATTAGAATAGCAGGAGAGAAAATAAAAGAAATAGATGCTAAGTTAGACCCTAATATAGATGAAGAGGTAATAGATGCAAGTGGAAAGTATGTTTTCCCTGGTATTATAGATAGTCATACGCATTTTAGTTTACACGCTAGAGGTACCACAAGTATAGACGACTTTTACTGGGGAGGTAGATCAGCTGCTTTAGGTGGAGTAACAACACACATAGATTTTGCTGATATGGATGATGTTTCTTTAATGAAGGGATTAGAAAAAAGATTTGAAGAAACTAGAGATTCCGTGATCGATTTTCATTTTCACATGGTCATTAACAACCATTTTAATCCACTTAAGCAAAATCATCAGCTTAAAGAGATAAAAGATTTTGGAATATCTAGTTTAAAAGCTTTCACCACCTACAAAAATATATATATGTTGTCTCATGAGAAATGGGAACCTTTATTTAGAGCAGCTTCAGATGATGATTTAATAGTAGCTGTTCATGCTGAAGATAATGAAATTATTGAAAAAAATATTATCAAATTTCAAAAAGAAAATAAATTAGATGTTCAATACCATCCAGATATAAGGCCAAGCGAAGCTGAACAAAAGGCTGTTAAAGAAATTTGTGAGATTGCTCATAAAGCTAAGGCTTCGTTATACATCGTACATCTTTCATCTGAAAAAGGCTATCAGGTTGTAAAAGATTACAAGAAATTAGAAGATTTTAAATTGTATATCGAAACCACACCCCATTATCTTTTATTAACTAAGGAATTATTAAAAGGTCCTAAAGCTAGACTTTATCTTATGACTCCTCCTTTGAGGGAAAGTCAAGATAACGAAGCTTTGTGGGAAGGTGTTAAAAAAGGTTTTATAGACGTAATTGCCACAGATCACTGTGCATACAATGCAGAACAAAAATCAAAAGGTGAAAATTCGTTAGATATATTTCCTGGTATTCCAGGAGTAGAAACACTTCTCCCGTTGGTTTATACATATGGAGTAAATAAAGGTTTAATTTCTATTAACCACTTGGTTGAGCTGCTTTCCACCAATCCTGCAAAAATTTTTAAATTATACCCAAAAAAAGGAACAATAGCTGTAGGTTCAGACGCTGATTTAGTTATTTTTGATCCAAATTTAAAGGAGGTATTAAATAGTTCTAACACTCATTCAAAAGCTGGATACACTCCTTTTGAAGGATTTGAAGTAGAAGGAATGCCTATTACAACTATTTTAAGAGGAAAGGTAATAGTAAAAGATAGAAAATTCATAGGAGAAAAAGGATTTGGAAGGTTCGTAAAAGCCATATAA
- a CDS encoding ornithine carbamoyltransferase translates to MNTLFRGKDFITTQEWSEEELETVFEVSKELKLRFALGEPTDHLLRSKTVFMMFFEQSTRTRNSIEAGITQLGGHAHDLTPDKMQLSHGESAKDTAIVLSRFGHAIAIRNCFYGIGNKYIREVAKYADVPVINLQDDIYHPLQGLADLMTIKEKCGNDLKNIKVTISWAYATSHAKPLSVPQTQALLFTRYGMDVTIAHPKEFPLMSEIIEQAKQNAEKHGGSLKFTDDMNEAFDEAQIVIPKNWGGFLGVENPDTDEGKKQMKENLERHKDWICDERRMALADKDVLYMHAMPADRGKEVTDPVIDGPHSIIYDEAENRLHTAKAIMALTMGGRP, encoded by the coding sequence ATGAATACACTTTTTAGGGGAAAGGATTTTATAACCACGCAAGAATGGAGTGAAGAAGAGTTAGAAACAGTCTTTGAAGTATCCAAAGAACTTAAATTAAGATTTGCATTGGGAGAGCCTACGGATCATTTGTTGAGATCAAAAACTGTCTTTATGATGTTTTTTGAACAATCTACACGAACTCGAAACTCAATAGAAGCAGGTATCACACAACTTGGTGGACATGCTCATGATCTAACGCCAGATAAGATGCAACTTTCTCACGGAGAATCCGCAAAAGACACCGCAATTGTGTTGAGTCGATTCGGCCATGCCATAGCGATAAGAAACTGTTTCTATGGAATTGGAAACAAATACATCAGAGAAGTGGCAAAATATGCCGATGTACCTGTTATCAACCTACAAGATGATATTTATCATCCTTTACAAGGATTGGCAGATTTGATGACAATAAAAGAAAAATGTGGCAATGATCTTAAAAATATTAAAGTCACTATATCTTGGGCTTACGCCACATCACACGCAAAACCTTTGTCCGTACCTCAAACACAGGCATTATTATTTACAAGGTACGGAATGGACGTGACTATAGCCCATCCAAAAGAATTTCCACTTATGTCAGAGATCATAGAACAAGCTAAGCAAAACGCAGAAAAACATGGTGGAAGTTTAAAGTTCACAGACGATATGAACGAAGCATTCGATGAAGCTCAAATTGTAATTCCAAAAAACTGGGGTGGATTTTTAGGCGTGGAAAATCCTGATACGGATGAAGGGAAAAAACAAATGAAAGAAAATCTTGAAAGGCACAAAGATTGGATCTGTGATGAAAGAAGAATGGCTCTGGCCGATAAAGATGTTCTTTATATGCACGCGATGCCCGCAGACAGAGGCAAAGAAGTAACTGATCCTGTCATCGACGGCCCTCATTCAATAATATATGACGAAGCAGAAAACCGCTTACATACAGCAAAAGCAATCATGGCTTTGACTATGGGAGGAAGACCCTGA
- a CDS encoding xanthine dehydrogenase family protein molybdopterin-binding subunit, whose translation MDAYEKVTGKAKFADDLEFPNMLYAKVLRSKYPSARILNINLDEAKKIPGVKAIITANDIPNNEFGVIIPDQQVLAKERTYFIGDGIAVVAAETPESAKKAVESIKVEYDEISGIFDPFESKNASSIHEDKDNNQVIHHKLRKGNIEEGFKNSDVILEREYQTQFIEHAYMEPEVVIAVPYENNSVVTIYGSVQNPFACRNAVASVLKIGFNQVRIVQNHIGGSFGGKDEVISSMAARAAVLALKTNRPVKLKNTREESIIESYKRHPYNMRYKVGATKEGKLLAMEIEAIADSGAYACQTPFVTWRSVVQATGPYEIPNVKTDTYGYYTNNVYTGAMRGYGSPQVIFASESLMDELAQELGMNPLELRLKNIFHDNSETASGQKLDNHKVSLEEVIKKAADSINFLEKYKEYSREQKGDKRKGIGMAISYRGCSLGAEAVDAAGIILSIQKDGTVYLYSGLAENGQGLKTVFSQIVAEELGIDIEKINFMVVDTLVSPDSGSTVASRATLVGGNASLDAAKNLKKKLTDFIVKKYNLAFKELIFKDNSIYTPDQKRIISFDEAASQAYNSGVFLSSYGWYKAPEISWDEETGQGKPYFTYVYGCQIAEVEVDIGTGEIKVLKMVAAHDVGRAINPANVLGQFYGGISMGLGYGIMEELDINEGYINNTNFDEYLIPTVKDMPDITPIIVENPDPNGPYGAKSIGEPTLELGAAAIANAVAQATGRRIRSLPINLEKILVGHSLKKGRKKK comes from the coding sequence ATCGACGCATACGAAAAGGTAACTGGAAAAGCTAAATTTGCTGATGATTTAGAATTTCCAAATATGTTGTATGCAAAGGTACTTAGATCTAAGTATCCTTCGGCGAGAATATTGAACATAAACTTAGACGAAGCCAAAAAGATTCCTGGTGTAAAAGCAATTATAACCGCAAATGATATACCCAACAACGAATTTGGTGTAATTATCCCCGATCAGCAGGTATTGGCTAAAGAAAGGACTTACTTCATAGGAGATGGAATAGCGGTTGTCGCTGCAGAAACGCCAGAGTCTGCAAAAAAAGCTGTTGAAAGTATAAAAGTAGAATATGATGAGATTTCAGGAATTTTTGACCCATTTGAGTCAAAAAACGCGTCATCCATTCATGAAGATAAAGATAATAATCAAGTTATTCATCACAAACTCAGAAAAGGTAATATAGAAGAAGGGTTTAAAAATTCTGATGTAATTTTAGAAAGGGAGTATCAAACTCAATTTATTGAGCATGCCTACATGGAACCCGAGGTTGTAATTGCCGTTCCTTATGAGAACAATAGTGTAGTTACAATATATGGATCAGTACAAAACCCTTTTGCTTGCCGTAACGCGGTAGCTTCAGTTCTAAAAATTGGCTTCAATCAAGTTAGAATTGTTCAAAATCACATAGGTGGATCTTTTGGTGGTAAAGATGAGGTAATTTCTTCTATGGCTGCTCGAGCCGCTGTTCTAGCTTTAAAAACCAACAGGCCTGTAAAATTAAAAAATACCAGGGAAGAATCAATTATCGAAAGTTATAAGAGGCATCCTTACAATATGAGGTACAAAGTAGGGGCTACAAAAGAAGGCAAGCTACTGGCTATGGAAATAGAGGCAATCGCTGACAGTGGAGCTTACGCGTGCCAAACTCCTTTTGTTACTTGGAGGTCTGTTGTTCAAGCAACGGGCCCTTACGAAATTCCAAATGTAAAAACAGATACTTATGGATATTATACAAACAATGTATACACTGGAGCCATGCGCGGTTATGGATCTCCTCAGGTCATATTTGCCAGTGAATCTCTAATGGATGAATTGGCTCAAGAACTCGGGATGAACCCCTTAGAACTTAGATTAAAAAATATTTTTCATGACAATTCTGAAACAGCAAGCGGTCAAAAACTAGATAATCACAAAGTTAGCCTCGAAGAGGTAATAAAAAAGGCTGCGGATTCGATTAATTTTTTGGAAAAGTACAAAGAGTACAGTAGAGAGCAAAAAGGTGACAAAAGAAAAGGAATAGGAATGGCTATAAGTTACAGAGGTTGTAGCTTAGGAGCAGAAGCTGTGGATGCGGCTGGTATCATATTATCTATACAAAAAGATGGAACTGTATATCTCTACAGCGGCTTAGCTGAAAATGGACAAGGTCTAAAAACAGTCTTTTCTCAAATTGTAGCCGAAGAATTAGGGATCGATATTGAAAAGATCAACTTCATGGTTGTCGATACATTAGTTTCCCCAGACAGCGGTTCTACGGTAGCTTCTCGTGCAACGTTGGTTGGAGGAAATGCATCACTCGACGCCGCTAAAAATCTTAAAAAGAAATTGACGGATTTTATAGTCAAAAAATATAATTTGGCATTTAAAGAATTAATATTTAAAGATAATTCGATCTATACACCAGATCAAAAAAGGATAATTTCCTTTGATGAAGCTGCTTCCCAAGCATATAACTCTGGTGTCTTTTTATCTTCATACGGTTGGTACAAAGCCCCGGAGATAAGTTGGGATGAAGAAACTGGGCAAGGCAAACCTTATTTTACATACGTTTATGGATGTCAAATAGCCGAGGTTGAAGTTGACATAGGTACAGGTGAGATAAAAGTGCTTAAAATGGTAGCTGCTCACGATGTTGGAAGGGCTATCAATCCTGCGAATGTTTTAGGTCAATTTTATGGTGGAATATCAATGGGCCTCGGATATGGGATCATGGAAGAGCTGGATATAAACGAGGGATACATCAATAACACCAATTTTGACGAATATTTGATACCCACAGTTAAAGATATGCCTGATATAACTCCGATTATCGTTGAAAATCCTGATCCTAACGGACCTTACGGTGCAAAATCTATAGGAGAACCCACCTTGGAGTTAGGGGCAGCTGCAATAGCAAATGCGGTAGCCCAAGCGACGGGAAGAAGAATAAGATCTTTGCCTATAAACTTAGAAAAAATACTGGTAGGTCATTCTTTGAAAAAAGGAAGGAAGAAAAAATGA